One region of Bactrocera neohumeralis isolate Rockhampton chromosome 5, APGP_CSIRO_Bneo_wtdbg2-racon-allhic-juicebox.fasta_v2, whole genome shotgun sequence genomic DNA includes:
- the LOC126759046 gene encoding small G protein signaling modulator 2 — protein MAHGSTAEVELKERLVAAVKKEVKQLMEEAVTKKYIHEESSSVIQLCAAVEACLSQGLRRRALGLFKTSSTTALLHKIAKTCEDAECISKKVLEIEAADPSKRSSSSSDSVNRPPMLKKGSSTSVTTMSLSGSNITMASMKYLWIRLALFEKKLAKIIEYLVANASTYYDRDSLVADSDYGSILSSLLVGPCALEFTRAKTADHYWTDPHADELVKRHRISSGRRSSSTCSRAPILNFKRSLNTSTDDCTTAAGFKSIASTTVAKDYVESLHQNSRATLLYGKNNVYVVPKDVNEKMPGYLSLHQHVQTLIIKWTPNQLMNGYNEEEEEENEEQDKESYWAYALNINVDEIVYVHCHQNRGEDSGGIIVLVGQDGVQRPPIHFPEGGHMQQFLSCLETGLLPHGQLDPPLWSQRGIGKIFPWPKSVRRRILPSVMESFDETPIDYVFRIVSKSKHEEFAATHSILDFVRSTPRRAQLSSCSTTGSSDCSSKSLSMDQHPLESPLVQTKQNTSIEMVCSTMRRQIISRAFYGWLAYCRHLSTVRTHLSGLVNGRITPELKADEDGLTKERWEALNVNGVVKNEVDVYRLVYFGGVCPELRKEIWPYLLGHYSFGSTPEERQKQDETCKHYYETTMSEWLAVDAIVQQREKEKTARAVAKLSSGSNSGNDKTVRAAYIDEGELENEVFEDISDISDPGELEYDEEQQRQAQVEAATGNGQNYLTVKPIPRAMKTSTDSGNVDETMEEEDEDEEDMVNKDSYRPKEEDTLPKEQVTDAGVNEPISNKSNKSEQMPAEATDECAQPGQSEKTSPSSSSYETVGAGFGYTELNLHTSISANLNSTEERDKSVLSPEFLSADDLPAQLDVADEVERELTTVEANVAGRPSAVIVTNASIDVANWLPDVKSECEQMPTLLEQGSMEAHTEVAAVSSSSIMDALQEPKSACVSPASSNGGVYSSELLEQFGLNLHRIEKDVQRCDRNYWYFANENLDKLRNVISTYVWEHLDVGYMQGMCDLVAPLLVIFDDESLCYSCFCKLMERMIENFPNGGAMDMHFANMRSLIQILDSEMYDLMDSNGDYTHFYFCYRWFLLDFKRELVYDDVFATWEVIWAAKHVASSHFVLFLALALLETYRDIILSNSMDFTDVIKFFNEMAERHNAQAVLQLARSFVLQLQMIIENK, from the exons AAGTCGAGCTCAAGGAGCGTCTAGTTGCCGCTGTTAAAAAGGAGGTCAAACAGCTGATGGAAGAGGCTGTCACTAAGAAATACATACACGAAGAAAGCAGTTCGGTAATACAGTTATGCGCCGCCGTCGAAGCTTGTTTGAGTCAGGGTTTGCGTCGACGTGCTTTAGGTTTATTTAAGACGTCCTCCACAACAGCTTTGCTACATAAAATCGCCAAAACCTGTGAAGATGCCGAATGTATTAGCAAGAAAGTGTTGGAAATCGAAGCAGCCGATCCAAGTAAACGTTCATCATCTAGTAGTGATAGTGTAAATCGTCCGCCGATGTTGAAAAAGGGTAGCAGCACTTCGGTCACGACGATGAGTTTAAGCGGTTCCAATATCACGATGGCGTCAATGAA ATACCTATGGATCCGCTTGGCTTTGTTCGAAAAGAAGTTGgctaaaataattgaatactTAGTGGCCAACGCTAGTACTTATTACGATCGCGACTCACTTGTAGCAGACTCAGACTATGGCTCCATATTGAGTTCGCTTTTGGTTGGACCATGTGCGTTGGAGTTTACACGAGCCAAAACTGCCGATCACTACTGGACCGATCCGCACGCTGACGAACTG GTTAAACGCCACCGCATCAGTTCGGGACGTCGTTCTTCCTCAACTTGCTCAAGAGcaccaattttaaatttcaaacgtAGTCTAAATACCAGCACAGACGATTGCACCACCGCCGCAGGCTTCAAATCCATAGCTTCTACTACAGTGGCCAAAGATTACGTTGAGTCGTTGCATCAAAACTCCAGAGCCACACTGTTATATGGAAAGAATAATGTATATGTGGTGCCG AAAGACGTAAATGAGAAAATGCCCGGTTACTTGAGTCTACATCAACATGTGCAGACGCTCATCATTAAGTGGACGCCGAATCAACTCATGAACGGCTACAatgaggaggaggaggaggagaaTGAGGAACAGGATAAGGAGTCATACTGGGCCTATGCACTCAATATCAATGTAGATGAGATTGTGTACGTGCATTGCCATCAGAATCGTGGTGAGGATAGTGGCGGCATTATAGTGTTGGTCGGGCAGGATGGTGTGCAACGTCCGCCGATACATTTTCCCGAAGGTGGACACATGCAACAGTTCCTAAGTTGTTTGGAGACAGGCTTACTGCCGCATGGTCAGCTGGATCCACCGCTTTGGTCACAACGTGGCATTGGCAAAATATTTCCATGGCCGAAGAGTGTACGCAGGCGTATTTTACCCTCAGTCATGGAATCGTTTGATGAGACCCCAATTGATTATGTCTTTCGCATTGTGAGCAAAAGCAAACATGAGGAGTTTG CTGCTACTCATTCCATACTGGACTTTGTGCGCAGCACTCCACGTCGTGCGCAATTGAGCAGCTGTTCAACAACTGGATCGAGTGATTGCTCTAGCAAGAGTCTCTCTATGGATCAGCATCCGCTGGAATCTCCATTG GTCCAGACAAAACAAAACACGAGTATTGAGATGGTTTGCTCAACAATGAGAAGACAAATAATATCGAGAGCATTTTATGGTTGGCTGGCCTACTGCCGACACTTGTCAACAGTACGCACTCATCTCTCAGGGTTGGTAAATGGACGCATAACACCGGAAT TAAAAGCCGATGAGGATGGGCTAACAAAAGAACGCTGGGAAGCTTTAAATGTTAATGGTGTTGTTAAAAACGAAGTAGACGTCTATCGGCTTGTGTATTTTGGTGGGGTGTGCCCAGAACTGCGAAAGGAAATATGGCCGTATCTGCTTGGACACTACAG TTTTGGCTCGACACCAGAGGAGCGACAGAAACAAGATGAGACCTGCAAACATTACTATGAGACGACAATGAGCGAGTGGTTGGCAGTGGATGCAATTGTACAGCAAAGGGAAAAGGAGAAGACGGCACGTGCTGTGGCCAAACTGAGTTCGGGTAGCAATAGTGGCAATGATAAGACTGTGCGTGCCGCCTACATTGACGAGGGCGAATTAGAGAATGAAGTTTTCGAAGATATATCTGATATTTCGGATCCTGGTGAGTTAGAGTACGACGAAGAGCAACAACGGCAAGCACAAGTCGAGGCAGCAACAGGAAATGGACAAAATTACCTAACCGTCAAACCCATACCACGTGCTATGAAGACAAGCACAGACTCGGGAAATGTAGACGAAACAATGGAGGAAGAGGATGAGGATGAAGAAGACATGGTAAATAAAGATAGCTACAGACCAAAAGAAGAAGATACGTTGCCAAAAGAGCAGGTCACTGATGCGGGCGTCAATGAACCAATTTCGAATAAGAGCAACaaaagcgagcaaatgccggcTGAAGCAACTGACGAGTGCGCACAACCCGGCCAGAGCGAAAAGACCTCACCATCTTCGTCTTCATATGAAACGGTTGGCGCTGGTTTTGGCTACACTGAATTGAATCTGCATACATCAATATCGGCGAATTTGAATTCCACCGAAGAGCGAGATAAGAGCGTGCTGAGTCCAGAATTTTTGAGCGCGGACGACTTGCCAGCACAACTTGACGTTGCCGACGAAGTTGAGCGTGAATTGACAACAGTAGAGGCGAATGTTGCTGGTCGACCTTCGGCTGTTATTGTAACAAATGCTTCCATTGATGTGGCAAATTGGCTGCCGGACGTAAAATCGGAATGCGAACAAATGCCAACTTTATTGGAACAAGGATCTATGGAGGCGCATACGGAAGTTGCTGCTGTGAGTAGTAGCTCTATTATGGATGCATTACAGGAACCGAAATCGGCATGCGTTTCACCGGCAAGCTCGAATGGTGGTGTTTATAGT AGCGAATTGCTGGAACAATTCGGATTGAACCTACATCGCATCGAAAAAGATGTGCAACGCTGCGATCGAAATTACTGGTATTTTGCCAACGAAAATTTGGACAAACTCAGGAATGTTATATCGAC TTATGTGTGGGAACACTTGGACGTCGGCTATATGCAGGGCATGTGTGACTTGGTCGCACCATTGCTCGTAATATTCGACGATGAGTCACTGTGTTACAGTTGTTTCTGCAAGCTTATGGAGCGCATGATCGAGAACTTTCCGAATGGCGGCGCCATGGACATGCACTTTGCGAATATGCG TTCGCTCATACAAATTTTGGACTCGGAGATGTACGACCTAATGGATTCGAACGGCGACTACAcacatttctatttttgttaTCGTTGGTTCTTGCTCGATTTCAAGCGTGAGTTGGTCTATGATGATGTCTTCGCTACCTGGGAAGTCATTTGGGCGGCAAAGCATGTGGCCTCCAGTCATTTCGTGCTCTTCCTCGCTCTAGCGCTACTGGAGACTTATCGTGACATAATATTGTCGAACAGCATGGATTTTACGGATGTCATCAAGTTCTTTAATG AAATGGCCGAGCGTCATAATGCCCAAGCGGTGCTGCAATTGGCACGCAGCTTTGTCTTGCAGTTGCAAAtgataatcgaaaataaataa